The sequence GATTGGAAACCAGCAGAATGGGAATGAGCCGATTCTGCCTGGCTCGCAGAGTTGCTGAGGACCATTGTCGGAACACCTTGGCATCTGCAGTCAGTGCATCGTCGGGCTGGGTGGGATCCCAGAGCCAGACCAAGGCATCGAGATCAATCAAGCTGACCGCGCTCGCAGCTTGAATGTACTGCCACTGGAACGATTCAGGCAAAGCTTGCTGCGCCATCCAGGAATGGCCATCAACACCATGACCTGCAAACAGCCCGATGCGGAGAGTTCTCATGGCGAGGCAACCTCCGCATAGGGAACATCAGGCCAGCGTTTCTGCACGATGATGCGGATACGACGCAACGTGCCCTCGCCCGGCGAAGGCTGTTTTTCCACGACCACCCGACCGGGCGGTTCTGAGATGCTTTTCAGTGTACGTTCGAGTTGCTGTTCAAACTCGGCAAGGGTATCGCCTACGACTTTCCTTTCCTGGGCATCGCTTTCGGTTTCCAGCCGCACCATGCAGACGAAATCGCTGGCGAGGTCGGGATGATCTTTCTGCGGAATGAACCGTAGCCGAACGGTCAGTGCATCGCCACCGGGAGCCGTGTGTGAATGGAGCCAGGGGCCGATGGCATCACCCTTGCCTCCGCCTGTACCAGCGCCACCCAGCCCGCGACCCGCCAGTTGCGACAGGCACCAGGCAACGATTAACCAGATGAGGAGGATACGAGGCATGCGGCGAAGAAACCGGCAAGGCAGCCTGACGTTGCGGCGGATTTCAGCGAAGAAGACTGCAACGACGGTAGCGACGGCACCAGCCCAGGCGGCAATGCTGGGTCTAGCGAACCAGTACATGACGCTCAGGAGGGTATCGAAGAATTCCATCATGTGGGTTTGCCTCTCACCCCTGCATATCTCTCTCGATGGTGAAACACACTATGATTCTGCACATCCGGTCCTCTCTCGGAGAGAGAGGACTACCATCATTCGGGTGGGTCGGGTTGCCAGGTGATGTCTTTGCGTTCGACTTTCCAGCCTGCATTTTGAGTCTGTTGTCGGAGTTGATCATACACCCCTTCGCCAGGATGTGGTTCGAGGTACATTCTGAGACGTTTGTTTGGCTTGTCGGCATCTGACATTTTGGTTTGGAGTTCGTTCAACTTACTGATTGTCTGTTTGAGAAAGTCTGCGAGATCATTTCCTTTGACAGATGCGATGATGGGCCTCCATGCATCGGCCTGCCTCTGGTAAGTAACGATTTCGCAGGTAAAGTGTATGAGTTGCCTGGTGTTTTTGTCGCGAAGGAAATAAACGTCAACGATGTTGGCGAAGGATGATTCGACGGGAACGGCCTTGGTGGTCTGGGGCAACACTGTCTGGGTGGCGATGGGAATGGAAGGAGCTACTGCGGAAGTAACCGGGGTGTTGCCTGGTGTTGCAGCGCCGCCACCACCTCGCCCGCCGAACTGCCCTGCCAGATAGCCACCCACTGCACCAATGACGATTGAGATCATGCTGACTACGGTGACGGTCCCTCGCCAGGTGCGACCCCGGCGAAGGGGAACTTTGGGAGTCATGATGGCTCCCAGAATGGTCACTTCTGAAATGAATGCAACACCCAGACCGACGGATAATGCCATTCCCCAGTCCATCATGATGAGCTCCCTGGGCGGCTGATGCCAGGCTGACGACGAAACGGATAGATGCGGGCGATTTCGAGGTTCCAGTTTTTCTTCATGCTCGCCAGTTTCTTTTCGCTCCAGACTGCATCGAACCCCTGATCGCTGATGAGCAGTATGACCAGCGGCGTGCCTTTTTTGCCTCGCAGTGCGAGCAGGCGGTTCATATCGTCGGGTACATCCGTGCGAACTTCACGAAGCAGTTCCTGCTGAGGCCCCAGTTCATAACAGCGGCCCATTTCGCTGCCTGCGGTACCTGCATAGAGATAGACCATATCCAAGCCGGCCTGGTCTGCCAGTGCGGGAGTGGGTGCGGTGGGCTGTTGAGATTTTTCCGTACGGCGCACCTGGGCCTGGGCCATCAGCACGATCATGATGCCGAGCATGATGAACGCAACATCGAGCAGCGGTATGAAGCGAACGATAACGCCGGTGGCCCGCAGATTCATGCAACCTCCTCGGTGGAGAGAGGTTTGGGGGTAGCCAGCCAGAGCAAGGCATTCAGTACCAAATTGGGGCCGATCATGAGCAAGCCGGAACAGGTGGCGCTGAGTGCCGGGGCAAAGGTGCGGAGCGTTTCTGCGAGATTGGGTGTTTCATCAGCGGTGGTCTGGAAACTCTGGAAGGTTGCCATCAGGCTGAGCACGGTACCGAGCAAGCCGAGAATGGGCAACAGTTCGGTCATGGATAGCAGGACGGTACGATAGCGTTCCAGACCCTGCATGAAGGCCATGCTGGTGCCACGCCAACGAGCAAATAAGCCAAAGAGATGGGCGAGGATAAGAACACTTCCCCAGATCAGGATAAACCAGTCGATGCCGCTGGTGCGAACAGTATTCCAATAGACCTCCCACATGGTGCACCTTGGTAAAGCATTGTTCAGGCAGGCAGGCTGGGAGTTGTTGCTCCCGGCAGCAACCTGTTGTTATTGGGCTTGGGCAGGAATTTCCTCAGTGATAATACACAATTCATCAGGTATTTTCTTGTAGTTTGATGCTCTGCCAGCAAAGGCGGATCAATCTTGAAGGGTTCGCCAAGTACGAGAGTGATACGCCTGTTCCAGTCGATCATTTTGCCTTTATTGACCGTAGGTGGTGTTCCGCCGTAGTAAGAAGCGAAGCTGCCCCAGCCCCCTTCAATCCAGATGGGCACTATCGGAATGTTGGGCCTGTCTTTGAGTATGTGCCAGACACCCTGGCCGAAGTGTTTCAGAAGCTCATCTTCCTCGCGACGCATGCGGCCTTCGGGGAAGAGCAGCACGCATTCGCCATGATCGAGCCGTTCCACTGCTTCACCGAGTTCTGGGGGAGTTTCCCTACGACGAGGAATGTCAGCCACGCGAATGCTGCCGAAGATTTCCTTGACGAGAAACTTCAAGCCGGGCTTATCGAAGAACACGCTGGTCATCATCGGCGTGATTTGCCTGGGTATCACCTTTCCGACCCAGACTGGATCGAACCAGGAGGCATGGTTGGCGACAACCAGCACCGGACCATAAGCAGGGAACTGCCCGATGCCCGGCCCCACCAGTTTGAAACGATACCAGGGCAGGAAGAAGAGTTCGAAGAATGATTCGAACATCTCACGTCGATAAAGATAGAGCCAAAGCAACAGGACAACGGTAGCGATAAGGAACAGCACCCAGGCTCGTGTCTGTACGCCATCCCATAAAGCCTGGTAGGCTGCCTGTGGCATAATGGCTAATGGATTATCTGTGTTGGCAAAGCGATCAGATCGGCGAACCAGGTCGTTGATTTTGAAATTGTAATCAGACCAGGCATAAAGCAGCAGACTCAAGCCACCCATAAAGGCAGCGGCAGCCCAGTCGAGCGGTTTCTTCATGCCATCCATGATGGAGACGTAAGGCAACCGCCTGAGTGCAGTGGCAATGGGAACGTACCAGATGACGCCGGCAGTGATAGCAAACAGCGGACGCCCAAAGCTCGGTGAATAATCGACAATCAGCCCCACAATCATCTGTATCCAGAGAAAGAGGCCCGCCCACGGCAACAGACCCAGGCTGCGCCAGGGGTGAGGCTGCACCAGAAAGGCTGCGGTGGCACCAATAAACATGTAACCCAGGACCACTGCGGTTGTTGGCTTGGTGCTCGACAGGTCTTTGTAGGATGGCATGCCTGGAACCAGAAAATGCCAGACGTAATTGATGTCGATCCAGAGCCAGGTAAACAGCAACAGGGCAATGATGCCAACGAAAAAGGGCAGCGGACTGACCGTACGATTATCTTGCCAGGGACGCAGGTTGCCGGTCGACATGCCACCCTCAAATTACCAGGACCATGCTTGTTCTTATCTCCTGACCTATGGTACAGTCTCTACGGGAAGCTGTCAGCAGGAATGTCTGATTCCTTCCTATGATGAACACGAACAACTACATTGACCCCCTGCAGTCAATGGAGATTTCAATAGACATGCAAAACAATCCGCCCACCAGTTTCCTGCATTCTTACCCCGAAACACGCTGGGGGCTGAATTTCCTGGCACTGTTCGGGGTG is a genomic window of Planctomycetia bacterium containing:
- a CDS encoding MotA/TolQ/ExbB proton channel family protein, which codes for MWEVYWNTVRTSGIDWFILIWGSVLILAHLFGLFARWRGTSMAFMQGLERYRTVLLSMTELLPILGLLGTVLSLMATFQSFQTTADETPNLAETLRTFAPALSATCSGLLMIGPNLVLNALLWLATPKPLSTEEVA
- a CDS encoding 1-acyl-sn-glycerol-3-phosphate acyltransferase gives rise to the protein MSTGNLRPWQDNRTVSPLPFFVGIIALLLFTWLWIDINYVWHFLVPGMPSYKDLSSTKPTTAVVLGYMFIGATAAFLVQPHPWRSLGLLPWAGLFLWIQMIVGLIVDYSPSFGRPLFAITAGVIWYVPIATALRRLPYVSIMDGMKKPLDWAAAAFMGGLSLLLYAWSDYNFKINDLVRRSDRFANTDNPLAIMPQAAYQALWDGVQTRAWVLFLIATVVLLLWLYLYRREMFESFFELFFLPWYRFKLVGPGIGQFPAYGPVLVVANHASWFDPVWVGKVIPRQITPMMTSVFFDKPGLKFLVKEIFGSIRVADIPRRRETPPELGEAVERLDHGECVLLFPEGRMRREEDELLKHFGQGVWHILKDRPNIPIVPIWIEGGWGSFASYYGGTPPTVNKGKMIDWNRRITLVLGEPFKIDPPLLAEHQTTRKYLMNCVLSLRKFLPKPNNNRLLPGATTPSLPA